A stretch of DNA from Novipirellula galeiformis:
CCAGGCAAAGAATCCGACGAACCGTCCATTGTCATGACGATGCAAAAATTATTGCTCACTGGCTCGGACGTTTTTTACGCACTGAACCAGACTCGCTCGGACGCTCAGGGAGAGACTTGGAGCGATCCCGTTTCAATCGATTCGTTTGCTCGCCAAAGCGTTTCGGCCGATCCGTCGGCGGAGTTGCCGACGGGAGCCGCGATCGCGCCGCAACTGCTACGTGCGGGCGACGAAACGGTCGTTTGCGACTTCACCCCCAAATGGCACGCATCGAGCCAACGGTTGTTGGGTATCGGGCAAACGACTTGGTACCGCAACAATCGCGGTTTGCACCCGGCGCCTCGTGGAATTGCCTACGCGTCGCTCGACCCTAAATCGAACGAATGGACCGATTGGGCAACCGTCGATTTGCCTGCGGAACCAAAGTTTCAAAACGCGGGAGCCGGCAGCGTTCAACGAGTTGATTTACCCGGCGGCGATGTGCTGCTGCCGATCTACTTTAAAGTCGCCAGCGACAAACAATATTCCGTCACCGTCGTTCGTTGTCGTTACGATGGTCACACGTTGGAGTATATCGAACACGGCAATGAAATGACCGTGCCGGTCCAACGTGGGCTGGTCGAACCATCGCTGACTCTCTTTGGCGGTCGCTATTATTTAACGATCCGCAATGATGAACACGGTTACGTCGCGGTCAGCAAAGACGGGCTGAACTTCGATACGCCACGCCGCTGGACCTTTGACGACGGCAGTGATCTGGGCAACTACAACACCCAACAGCACTGGGTCACCCACAGCGACGGTTTGTTTCTCGTCTACACGCGGCGGGGTGCCAACAATGATCATGTGTTTCGCCACCGCGCCCCGTTGTGGATCGCTCGCGTCGATCCCGAGCAATTACATGTGATCCGCGAAACGGAACAGATCTTGGTTCCTGAGAGCGGTGCTCGGCTTGGGAATTTCGGCGTCACCGAGGTCTCGCCAACCGAGACTTGGGTGACCGTGGCGGAATGGATGCAACCGAAGGGAGTCGAGAAACATGGCAGCGACAACCGTGTGTTTGTAGCAAAACTGAAATGGAATCGCCCCAACCACGCGTTTAATGTTCAACCCAATTCGGGTGAGGGGACAGCTTGGAACACGATCAAACCCTACTTTTCGCCACCCCAATCCCTCGAGTCTGAAATGGGCTCATTCCGATCACCACTGCGGTTTAACGATGGTTCGCCTGTCGAGACGAAGCAGGATTGGACGCGGAGACGCGCCGAGATTCTCGCCCAGTGGGAAGCACACCTTGGCCAGTGGCCGCCGCTGATCACGGAGCCTGAACTGGAGTTCCTGGGGTCGCAGCGCCGCGAAAATTTCACACAACATCACGTTCGCTTTCAGTGGACCCCGAGCGAAAAGACAACCGGTTATCTGTTGGTTCCCGAAGGCGAAGGCCCGCACCCCGCCGTCGTCACTGTTTATTATGAACCGGAGACGGCGATTGGAGAGGGAACAGCCAACCGAGACTTCGCGTTACAACTCGCTCGCCGCGGCTTCGTCGTGCTGTCGATCGGCACGACCGAGGCGACGAAAGCGAAAACTTATGGGATTTATTATCCCAGCATTGAAGATGCCAAAGTCCAACCCTTGTCCATGCTCGGATATGTGGCTGCCAACGCTTGGTACGTGCTGGCCAGTCGACCGGAAGTCGACTCCGAGCGAATCGGAATCGTCGGGCACTCATTCGGTGGCAAATGGTCGTTGTTTGCCTCGTGTCTGTTCGACAAGTTTGCCTGCGCCGCTTGGTCCGATCCTGGCATCGTATTCGACGAGGCACGCAACAGCGTCAATTACTGGGAACCGTGGTACCTCGGTTATCATCCCAAACCATGGCGCAAGCGTGGTTTGATTACCGAGGAAAATCCCGCGTTTGGTTTGTATCCCAAGCTCACCGCCGAAGGCCGAGATCTGCACGAACTGCACGCCTTGATGGCACCGCGTCCGTTCTTGGTCTCCGCTGGCTCGGAGGACCCATCGTCGCGTTGGATCGCGCTCAATCACACCATCGCCGTGAACCGCTTGCTCGGCTACTCCGATCGAGTCGCGATGACGAACCGGCCTGACCACTCGCCGAACGACTCCTCTAACGAAGTGATCTATTCGTTCTTTCAGCACTTTTTGCAAGAGGCTCCCCAAGCGGCATCTCGTTGAGGTCGTCGTCGGATTTGAAATCGCCCCGCGGTTCACACCGCCGTGTTCAATAAACACGGCGGTCGCGGGGCATTTTGCCCAACATCACTACAAACGAGCACGTGACGACACGCGACGGAGCGACGTCCCTCGGCTTTACTTCACGTCGTGCGTTGCCAAAGTGAGTCGGCCAGACGCGGCAATTCACTGGCGGCCGAGCGGGTAAAGGGAGGCAAATTAACGATTCGCGGCACCGTGATCGCCGCGTATTCGCCCGCTTGATAGGCCCGCGGATCCGTCAAATAACCAATCAAATCGTCCGTGTATCCGACGACGATTGTTTTCTCAAATGGTGAATCGCGACGAATTTGCAAACCGTAGTAACTGTAGAGTTCGCTCGAATGAAACAGCATCCCGAGCTCTCCAAGTCGTAATGCGGAAACCGGTGTTGCGTGGCTCTTTTTCTCTAGGCTCCACTTCTCCGCCGCTTCAAACCACGACTTTGCAAACCGCGCATCGACCCATTCGCCGCCGGTACACTGTTCGGGGTTCTCTCGATACTGCTGCAACTGCTGTTTCAGCAACTCGATATCGAGCGGCACCTCAAATTGCTCCGTGACCGTCCGCAATTCCGGTACCGCAACCCGTTGGCAAGCCGCGATCGCTTGGTCGATCCCCTTGGTGATCGCTGCGGCGGTGGGTTCCGCCTTGCCAATCCAAATCTTGCCATCGCCTGGATTCACATCACCGGCATGACCTTGCAAGTAACCTGGCGTGACCCCGTGCTTCTCGCGCACCGCCTTGGCAACCAACCCCACCCAGTCGGGTCCCGCTTCGCCGTCGCCGTAACAAACCGGATGGCAGGAAAAGTGGTACCACAACACGTCGGGTTTGTTGGCACGCTCAAAACGCAACACGTGCAGCGTGGTATCGAGCCAGCGCTGCGTGTCGCTTGACTCTGCCGTGAATTCTTTATCGGTTTTCCATGTCGAACTGGTGCGATTGAAATTCCCCCCTTCGACCTGACTCTCGCCAACATACAGCGCTGCCGATGAAAGGTCTTCCTTTGCCAGACGAACCGCCGTGACAACCTTCTCAAGTGTCTCCCTTTGATAGTCTTCGGGAATCGCTCCCCATTGACGCAGAAAGAAAAACGCAGGCATGGAATGGGTGTGCGTGGCGCAAACGCGGACATTCGAACTTGGAATCCCCGTTTGTTCCGCCACTCGCTGTTGCACTTGTTTCGCAAAGCTAGCCGATACACCTGCGATATCCAATGAAACCAAGGCAACCCATTGATCCTTGACCCGCAGCACCAACGCCCGCGCGGCGGTTGGCTGGCGAATGCCGGTGATCACACGCTCTTGACCCACCGGCTTATGAAATCCAGCGAGTTCGATCCCCAATGGCGGTGTCGTGTCGACCTCGGCATGTCCCATCGCAAACGCATCCGCCGTCGTCTCGGCAAACAGATTGCCCGAGGACAACACCGCTCCCGCCGACATCGCACCGGCACCAATAAACTGGCGACGATTGGGAGTGAACGTGGACCGAAGGGGTTCGTTAATACTCATAACTCACTCAACTACACGGGGAATGGGACGGGGTAAAAAAGTACTGCGGTGCCGTCTCCGTCGCAAGCCGCGGCTGGCTGTTGGAAAAACGCATGACACACCATCACATCGTGATCGTGAGCTTCACCAGTGTAGCCAACCTCGCCCCCGGTTGCGTGCACGCTCGACATTTTCTCTCCACGTGGCTCGTTGCACCCGCAGTCGTCCTGAAACCCAGTCGTCCTGAAACACAACTGTCCGGTACACCACATACGCTCGTTAGGAACAGGACTCGAGTTCGTTGTCTCCGCCGAGCAGAAGCGTGACGGCGTGTGCCCGTAGGACGCGCCGAGCCCCAGTGACACGAACTAAGTTTTCCGCTGCGATTCGGCGCACTGCGAATCGAAGATCCGGCCGTAGGTTACGCCCGATTCGTTCGCTAACCTCCATCGATGCAAATCAGGAATGGGCCGGAACATCCCCATCGCGGATTCAGCAGCGCATTACATCGTGACGAATTCGGTGGTTCCGATTTCACTTGCAAGCCTAAGCCGAGAGGCAGGATTCTTTCGGCACATTAGCCGTTTTGGCGTTAGCGGCCGTTCCCACGTTCAACCGGGGGCTAACGTCCAAGCGGCTAATGGGATTTCGCCCAATC
This window harbors:
- a CDS encoding dienelactone hydrolase family protein — its product is MNQYHSTPIAMARMTFLYLLSSLTPVFAADPNAAANELEFTLQRTVSHQGFDGKQCWVHARAGVIPPGKESDEPSIVMTMQKLLLTGSDVFYALNQTRSDAQGETWSDPVSIDSFARQSVSADPSAELPTGAAIAPQLLRAGDETVVCDFTPKWHASSQRLLGIGQTTWYRNNRGLHPAPRGIAYASLDPKSNEWTDWATVDLPAEPKFQNAGAGSVQRVDLPGGDVLLPIYFKVASDKQYSVTVVRCRYDGHTLEYIEHGNEMTVPVQRGLVEPSLTLFGGRYYLTIRNDEHGYVAVSKDGLNFDTPRRWTFDDGSDLGNYNTQQHWVTHSDGLFLVYTRRGANNDHVFRHRAPLWIARVDPEQLHVIRETEQILVPESGARLGNFGVTEVSPTETWVTVAEWMQPKGVEKHGSDNRVFVAKLKWNRPNHAFNVQPNSGEGTAWNTIKPYFSPPQSLESEMGSFRSPLRFNDGSPVETKQDWTRRRAEILAQWEAHLGQWPPLITEPELEFLGSQRRENFTQHHVRFQWTPSEKTTGYLLVPEGEGPHPAVVTVYYEPETAIGEGTANRDFALQLARRGFVVLSIGTTEATKAKTYGIYYPSIEDAKVQPLSMLGYVAANAWYVLASRPEVDSERIGIVGHSFGGKWSLFASCLFDKFACAAWSDPGIVFDEARNSVNYWEPWYLGYHPKPWRKRGLITEENPAFGLYPKLTAEGRDLHELHALMAPRPFLVSAGSEDPSSRWIALNHTIAVNRLLGYSDRVAMTNRPDHSPNDSSNEVIYSFFQHFLQEAPQAASR
- a CDS encoding neutral/alkaline non-lysosomal ceramidase N-terminal domain-containing protein → MSINEPLRSTFTPNRRQFIGAGAMSAGAVLSSGNLFAETTADAFAMGHAEVDTTPPLGIELAGFHKPVGQERVITGIRQPTAARALVLRVKDQWVALVSLDIAGVSASFAKQVQQRVAEQTGIPSSNVRVCATHTHSMPAFFFLRQWGAIPEDYQRETLEKVVTAVRLAKEDLSSAALYVGESQVEGGNFNRTSSTWKTDKEFTAESSDTQRWLDTTLHVLRFERANKPDVLWYHFSCHPVCYGDGEAGPDWVGLVAKAVREKHGVTPGYLQGHAGDVNPGDGKIWIGKAEPTAAAITKGIDQAIAACQRVAVPELRTVTEQFEVPLDIELLKQQLQQYRENPEQCTGGEWVDARFAKSWFEAAEKWSLEKKSHATPVSALRLGELGMLFHSSELYSYYGLQIRRDSPFEKTIVVGYTDDLIGYLTDPRAYQAGEYAAITVPRIVNLPPFTRSAASELPRLADSLWQRTT